Below is a window of Vulpes vulpes isolate BD-2025 chromosome 14, VulVul3, whole genome shotgun sequence DNA.
AGCACCGAGTAAATGCCCCGGCGGCACTATGTCTGTGGCGCAGAAGGGGGGCCTGTCTGCAGTCGACGCTCAGCAGACATCTGGCAAATGGGGGAACGACCAGGATGCACCTGGGTGCGTGGCTGTCGCAGCCTCCGAGCACAGGGAGTCCGAGGAATGACCCTCTGGGAGGTGAAGTGGTGCCACTTAGGCGTCTGATCACACAGGACCGACACAGGGGATGTTTTGGGGGCTGCGCTTGCTCTGCTGCGGCTTGTTGATGAGGATTCCCACCCACCAGCTCCTGGCTGAGCCCCTGGGAGCCAGAGggttggggcctgggtgggggcgtCTCCCGGGTGGGCAGCGAGTGCTACGGGCCTGATCTGCTGACCCAAACCGGCCACGTGAGCCCTTTTAAGGCAGGAGGCGTCCTGCTAGGCCCCTGGGCACAGCTGGCCAGAGACGAGCGGTCGGCaagggggggcgcggggcccctGAGGCCGCAGCAGGCAACTTCCCACTGTTCATGGCCCGCGGCCCCATGTGCTGTTGCCTCCAGTGCAGAGACCACATCGCAGACAGGCAGCCGGGCTCTACTATCCTCCCTGCTGCatgtggctggggtgggggtgctctgCACGCAGGGGACCCCGCAGCCACAGGTTCTCAGCACAGGCGTTgcggggggcacttgatggtGGCTTGTGGAGTGTCAGCTGCAGCCCAGGGGATGACGGGCAGATGCCAGCTCCCCGCCCCAGCACACCATCCTACTTCCAGCACGGGCCCTGCTGTAGGCGTCCAAGGACAGccaggtggggatggggtggggggcaccccggcCCCCTCCTCTGGCTCCACTGAGCACCTGCAGGCCCCACCCAGACCCTCCATCCTCAGGCCACGCTGCACCTCCATGGCTGCCCGGTCCCATGATGCCACCCCAAGTGGCATTTCTGCCCAGACCTCCTCCCACTCAGGGCCCTTGCCAAGTGCTCCCTGACCCAGAGGCCTTCTCTCCAGGGCCGACTCCCCCGCCTGCCGGGACGCCTCAATCCAGCTGCGTCCCTGGGGGGGCTCTCCCCGGGCTCCCGCAGCACCTCGCTGAGGCCCTTGGGGGCTGCTGGCCACTGGCCCCCGGTGTTGCCCCCCACGCAGCTCCCCACCCGCCACCACGCCCAAATACGTAAGACCTTCCCTGCAGAAGCAACTTTGTCATCACCACCAAGACGTGCCAGGAAGCACGCGAGCGCTTCCACGTGCTTTCTCCTGAATCCTCTCCCCCCTGAGGTCAGGGCTGCCATCACCTGGCTCACAGCCAGGACTACTGGGGCTTAACCCAGGAACCGGCGCAGGGGGCATCGGGCTTGGCTCCCCCTCCCAAgtgtgagcaggggcagggcagccaggaggcacgggggcggtgggggggccaCATGGGGGGACGCACCTAGCCTCCGGGGCCACGAAGCCTTTGGGAAGCCGGTGAAAGTGGCCGCCTTAGCTCTCAGGGACTTTGGGGACAGCCGAGGCCCATCTGTGGAGCGTCAGAGCTGTCACTGACCTGACAGCCCAGCCTCCTGAGGTAGAAGGAGGGGACGCGATGGGGGCTGAGAGCTGGCAGGTCCGCAGTggaaggtgggcagagggggaggggctgcccccagcacccggccccctccccctcgcccctTCCCAGCTGCGCAGGAGTCACATTTCCTGGTGACCCCGCTCCCTGTCCCAGAGGGTGCCCAGCCTGGGGAGTCTTGTCAGCTGAGGGGCAGAGAAGCCGGACGCACCTTGAGGGAGTGCCTGCCGGCCCCTGCCCTTGCCCGCCCTCCCCCCCGCGACGCGCTGCTCACCTGGATGACCACCTTGATGGTGGCGGTGCCCACGACGGGCGTGCACACCAGGCCGCCGGGGTGATGGCCGTCGGCGCTGCGGTTCTGCTGGCCCATGGTGAAGGGCATGGGCACGGCCAGCAGGCCCGAGGTGAGCCAGATGACGCTGATGAACTTCTTGGTGCGGCTGCGAGACATGAGGGTCTTGGCCCTGAAGGGGTGGCAGATGGCCAGGTAGCGCTCGACGCTCAGGCTGGCCACGTTGAGGGCGGTGGCGTAGGTGCAGGCGTCGCGCAGGAAGTAGTAGCCGCGGCACACGGCGTCCCCGAAGGCCCAGGGGTGGTGCACCCAGATGAAGTTGTAGAGCTCCACGGGCATGGCCAGCAGCAGGATGAGCAGGTCGGACAGCGCCAGGCTGCCCAGGTGGTAGTGCACGGTGCTCTGCAGGTTCTGCAGCGACTTCTTGCGGCCCAGCGTGAACGCCGTCACCGAGTTGCCCACCGTGCCCACCACGAAGAGCGCCAGGTACACGGCGGTCACCGCCACCTTGGAGTAGATGTCCGTGTTCACGTCCAGGTCGCTGCTGGGCGCCGCTCGCGGCCGCTCCGACTCGTTGCCGGAGCCGTTGCCGAGGCCCAGGCCGGGGACCAgcagcgccgcctccagccccgaGGGCGGCAGCGGGAAGGGCTTGGCGCCCGGAgcagcgccccggggcccgggaGCCGAGCCGTTGAGGCGCATGGTGGGCGCTGCTCCGGCGGGGGCTGAGCAGGGGGAGCCCGTGGGGAGGCCCCGGGACTGCGAGCGGGCGCCCCGTCCAGCCCCGGCCGCGCTCCCTGGGCGCTCGAGGCCCCGGCTCCCCGCTCCCGCCCGCCCGGCTCCCTGCGCTCCGGCTGCACCGGCTCCCCGCGCTCCGGGCTGCACACCTGGGTCCGGGCACGGAGAGGGGCGCACGCTGGTGCCCGGCAGCCTGGTCActcgcccccgcgccccgcgccccgcgcccgcaccgcccgccgcgcccgcgccctccCGGGCTCCGCGCCTCCACTCGGCTGGCGGCGGCGCGTCGCGCCCAGCGCGGGGGGCGGtggcggcggaggcggaggcggcccCAGCCGGTgtccccgcccagccccgcgCAGGGCCGCCCCGGGGGCGGGGATGTCGGCTCCGTCCCCGCAGCCCCCCCGGAGCGCGCCCTTCATTCCCCGTGGTCCCAACTTCTCacgacacccccccaccccccccccccgcccatcccAGGAAGGGAGCTGGCCCGCTCCCCCAGGGGGGGTGAGGGAGGTGccggggaggggggacagggCGCCGAGCCCCCTTGGGGTGGCTGGGGTGCTGCAGAGCTGGAAGCTGCCCTTCCCTCTGGGCCGTGCCCCGGCTGGGAGTGCTGGAcgaggggaggcagagagccgCGGGCTCCTATCCCTGGCACCCCGGGGAGGCTTCATCCCCTCATGGGCATGGGTGGGCACCCCACCCCTCTTATCACCACCTGGGTTGGATCACAAGTCACCCCAGAGCCCGTGGCCCCAGGGGTCCCAGCCTTGCCCTGTGTGGACCTGGCCGGTTGTACCTGcaggctggggtgggtgggggctgaAGAAGGGGTGAGGCTGAGAAGCTCGccagtgcccccccaccccgccccgccccggcccagaCCTGTTCACCGTCCGCAGCTGGAGTGGGTCTGTATTTATTCCTCTTTTCAAGTGGCTTTGGGCCTGCCTGTTCCGCAGAAACCTGATGTTCTCATCAGGGGATCCCAGTGCATAAAAATGTGCGCTTAAAAATTCAGCCTTCAAAGGCAACACAAACATCCCGCACGGCGTGGTCCTGGTCCTGCCGCTCGGCTTTGGGCAACCGCTTGAGCTGCTCTGTGCCTGGGCTCGTCACCTGTAAAACGGGCCTGATGCCAGGACGGAtgggccctggggccagggctgcTTCTGATGCCAGCAGGGCTGGCACATAGTCGGTGCCCTGTGACAGGCATTGGTGACAGGACTGTGCAGTGGCTTCCGAGGGTGTGAGGGCGAAGGGCCCAGGCCAACAAAAGTGGCGTGAACCCCCAGCGGGTCAGACCAGCTTGCTCTCCGGGAGGCAGGCCTGCCAACAAAGTCAACGGCTCCTGGGATGGGGACCTGAGTGTGCCGCTCACCAAGGAAGTGATGGTGCCAGACCGTGTCGGAGCCTCGGGGGCTCACTGCCATCCGGGCTCACAGgtgacacggggggggggggggtcttcccACGGACGGTGGCGTCTGCTCACCGCTCTTAGGGGCCTCCGGGGGGGAGGCTCTTTGCCGGCCAGTAGCTGAAGCGCCTCGGGACGCCGCCGGTGGAAACGCACTGTGGTCCAGCTGCTGAAGCTCACTGTTTGGTTTTCAAGCCCTGACCTTTCCGCCTTCTTTCCGAGCCAGCCTAGGAGCTTAACAAATCATAAAAGTCAACTTAGCTCAAATATTGGACAAGGCATTTGCTTCACACCATGGAGGAAATGTCACTCGGAAGGTGCACGAGGCGGGCACGGACCCTggtgggggctccctgggggccgGCTCGGAGCCCCTATCCCGTGTATGGGGAGCCCCACGGCACGGAGgccctttctccctctgacttCCCCTGACGTGAGCACTTCATAAGCAGCTGAGACCCTTCCCACTACGCGTCGGCGAGGTGAGGGGAGGGCGGATCCTGGGTGCGGCTGTGTCTCCGGGTGACCAGGCCGTGCCCTTGGCGGGTGCCCGGCCCCCACACTCACACACCGAAGcctggcacctggctggcttcaGGGGAGCGGAGCCCTGCAGCGTGAGCCTCGGGGCCTGTCACCCTGACCCCATGCTCCAGATGCCGCTGGCCCATCCTGTAAGTCCTGTAGGCACTGAGGGCAGGGCCCCCTGGGTAGGGTCCTGCACCGCCCCAGCCCTGTGGCTGTGGGAGGAGTAGGGGCCTTTACTCCCCCCAGAAAAGAAGATCACGGTTGTGAAGACGACCCCTTTCCTGGCTGCAGGAATTCAGGCCCTGGCGCGGGCCGGGCCGTGGGCTCCCCTCTGCACCGGagggccctgccctccctctgggcCCATCGGCTGCAGGGCGATCTTTGCCAGGAAGAGACCTcttcctaaattaaaaataatgataagtGAACAGCCGTGCCCGTATCAGGACAGAATTGATGATGTTTCCTGcaaggctgggggcgggggagtaGCGCTAATGTGGAAATGTAATTTGAGgaaatgtggtatgtatatacgtGCAGAGTCTTAGCTGTGGATTTTCTCATCCACGGCATGGAAATTACACACGTCTCCGAATGTACAGCATTccaaggaaaatcttaaaaatagagcAACACATGTGCAAGTGTAAGCCAAGTGTGAGTGTGACCGGCCAGAGGGGCTGCAGAGCCTCCTTCCGCTCCCGTGGAGGCTGTCGGCAGACCCCAGAGGTCCAGCGCCGGCCCACGGAGGGCTGCCGTCTCGTCCTCGTCTCTCCTGTCCCGCTGAACCACCTGCCCTTCACGAGGcacacgtgtgtgcgtgtgtgttcaGGCGCAGAGTGTTGGGCGCCCAGGCCTCGGAGGGTCCTCACCGGCAAGCCCGCCTCCTGCCTCTGCACTGGGCCCCCTGGCTGGGTGTGCGCTCCTCGGACAGAGCCGTGCCCGcgtgggcagggagaggagccccCGCGGGGGCCGCGTGCGTCCTGCATCACCCCTTCCTGGGAGctgctgtgcagaatctttttttttttttaattttatttatttatgatagtcacacagagagagagagaggcagagacacaggcagagggagaagcaggctccatgcaccgggagcccgacgtgggattcgatcccgggtctccaggatcgcgccctgggccaaagacaggcgccaaaccgctgcgccacccagagatccctgctGTGCAGAATCTTGATTGTGCTGCAGCTTCTCCGTCGAGGGTACAGTAGAGCCACGGGAGACGCCTTCACTGAAGGGCTCCTCCCAGGCCCGGGGCCCCTCATCCTTGGATCTCTGTGGATAAACACGGACAAAGAGTGGGTTTCCATCGCCCGGAGGCCCTCTCCCTAGCGCTCCCGCTGCATCCCCCATCCGTGGGTCCACTGCCAGCACCCAGGGACTCGGGGCTGCCTCTCCGCAGCTCCCAGCAAACTGTGGGAGCCTTACATGCAGAGGTATTTGCagggggacagggtggggtgcGAGGGGAGGAGGGCTGATGGGACAGGGTGGGCACAGGGTGGCccggggtgaggggagaggggagaggccgCGGGGGCTCAGCTCTGGGCGCCGGGGCTGGGCGCGCACAAGGCCGCACAAGGGTTTGTTCCCTCTGGGCCTCGTGGAACACTGTGCCCTGGGACCCTCACCGCCCCCAGAGGCCGGCGCCTCCTCCTCCGTGACCCTAACCACCCGGGACAGCTCTGGCCCTCCCAGAGAAGGCCGGGGGCCCGTGGAGCCCCCCAGCGTGAGCCTCGCAGGGAGCTGGGGTCTGGGACGCAAGGGGCGGCATCAGATCGTCTCCCAAGGAGAAAGAAGATCCAACTCCCGAGACACGGTCAAGGCAGCCCGGTTCCCTGGAAGTTTCCTAGGAGGCTTGGCTTCGGCTTCGGCTTCGGCTTCGTGTCGGGCAGGGGCGTAGGGGCGCTTGTCCGAGCTGCCGTGGAGGCCGCGCAGCCGCGTCTCTGGACCAGGCTTGGGAGTGGCGGTGACCCCCCCGCGTCCGGTCCTGCAGGGGGGAGGGTCCCTACTTTGCTCTTGTGCAAAacgcgcacccccccccccagcgcgTCTCCCACAGAAGGACGGCCGAGCCCATCTGCTCCGCGCGGGACCAGCAGTCTGTCGTCGCTCGCACCCCGGGAGCCTGAGCGCTTACGCCTGTTATAAATTTACCAATTTGTGGTTGAATTTCCCAGGCGCGCTTCTGAACAGAACAGGCGGTTTGAAGCCGAAACGGTCCCGTTGGGCTCCCACGAGGCTTCCATTTGTTATCAGGAGAAAGGGGACCGGGAGCTGTCGGCTCGGAGCGCCGGCCGCCTGGCAGCAGGGTGGGGGACGCCCGCGCCCTCCCGCCCCAGGCTGCGCCCGTGGAGGCAGGtggccctggggcaggtgggccCGGCGCCTCTGTCCCCCGCCTTTCTGACTTCTCTCCCCCTTGGCGGGGAGTTGGGGTTTGCATAAACATGATGCTGGCGGTTCCAGCTCTTTCTCTGCGGATCCGAAGCCCGCTCCCTTTGTCTGTAATCAGGAGTTCTAGTtgcttagaaatatttaaatagaagaaatgtCTCTCATCTTCTAGTGACTTCAtacaaattccaaaaataaaacccGAACCGGAGGCTCTATTGTCATGATGCCGTGGAGCTCCGCCCGAGCAAGGCCACGCCCACTCGAAACACCGTGGCTGGCCCCCTGGGGGCTGAGGGAAGTGACCTCGGGAGCCTGGATGGAGGAGGGGTCCCACAGAGGCGCAGCAGTCGGCCAGGTGTCCGGTGGGTTCCAGTGCGGCCCCCACGGCAGGCCCGGGACCTGGAGAGCCGTGGCCACTGGGGCCCAGCCGAGGGGCGTCAGCAGGCGTCCCCGtgtccctcttccctccaccctgcATCTCCCCTGTCAACACAATGAGTCCTGCCCCGCAGACAGGTGTGTCTGGGTGTGATCTGGCCAGCGGGTGTGCAGAGGGGCGCCCAGCCCAGTTAGGTCCTCCTCTGGCTTCTACGGCCTGGGGTGTGTTCAAGGCCATGGGACCCTGGGCTGGAAGCTACGGCGGAGATGCCCAGCAGCAAAGGGAAGGTGCTGGAACCCCCTTCCCTGGGAacctccctcccaggaccccacctCCCTGGGACCCACACCTCCCTGGGACCCCACCTTCCTGGGACCCCACCTTCCTGGGACCCGACCTCCCTGGGACCCCACACCTCCCTGGGACTCCATCTTTCTTGGACCCCACCTCCTGGGACCCCACTTCCCCAAAGTGCCCCAAGATAGCTATCCACGAACTTATAAGACACATTCATCATTTCTCCACCTCCTGAAGGATGAGGCAGCTTGGGGTCAGCCCCTGGGGCAGAATCCCCGAGGGTGCTGTGTGTGAgggcccaggtgcccaggtgacCCCTGCtgactctcccctccccacttggGTGCCAGGAGACCCCTCAGCGCAGGAGCCCTGTCATCGCTGCCACGTGTTTGCGCCCCCTGGACCACAGCTCCCGACGGGAAGgcaggcctcccccacccccagggtgcCCGGCAGCGAGCACGGCCAGAGGTCAGCCCGCGGGCCCCTGAGGGGGGCTCTGGGGAGGTGTCCTGCCTCTCCGGTCcccagggctgcggggctgcagaGTGGGTCCCGGCTGGCGGTCAGGAGCCGCCCCGGCGCCTAGAGTCCTCCCGGGTCCCTGGTGGCCCCGAGCCAGTGGCCACACCGTCTGTCTCCCAGGGTCTGCTCCTGCTGCTTCCCGACGGCAGGGCACGTTTGTCCTGCCATCAAGGGCTCCTTGGCAAGACGGCCACCCCGGATCTGGGACGAGGGCCCTCCCTCTGTCACGTCTGCAAGGTCCCCTTGGCCGCGTGTCTGCATCCTCATCAGTTCCGGGGGCTGGACGCGGGGTTTGGCCCAGGCCTTCGAGAGCCGTCTCCACGGGCCCCACGCCCAGAGCGCCAGCACCCGGGCTTTCACGCTGTGGGGGCTGCCCCCCACGCCCACTGGCGGCCTGGCTCCCGCCGCACCCCCTGCGATGACGCCAAGTCAGAGCCACAGATTGTGACCGGCCCCTCGCTGGCACCGGCTGTGCTGCCTGGTGGCCTCCCTCGGTGGCACGGGGGGCGCCCCGCTCACGGGGTGACGGGCGTGCTGAGGAGCCCCTGTTTCGTCGGCGTGAACCAACGTCCAAAGAGCTGCAGGACTTTAAGGCGACTCTGCGGCGGGAGATGGGCCgcagggtggaaggggaggtgggcgagccCCTGCGCTGGGCCCGGGCTTTCCTGCGCGTCATTCGGGCCCTGAGCGCCTGGGCGCCCCGTCACCAAGGCCCCGGTGTGGGGACCCGTCCCTTCTCCGTCGGCGTCAGCGAACACAGGCCCGGGAAGCCAGCCCCTCGCCCCGGGCTCCACGCAGGGCAGCGGTGACACAAGGTCACTGTCGCCCCTGCTCGAGGGCATCTCCGAGGGCGCTGGGAAAGTGGCCTggcggcggggggcgcagggagcTCCCCTGGGGCCCGGAGCCCCCGCTGCTGCGACCCCGTGAGGCGCTGTCCCCGCTCGCAGGGCCGGCCGCTGGTTTTCCCCTCAAAAGACGTGTTCGGCGCGAGCTCGCCAGCGCGGCTCTGcaatctggtttttaaaaatatcatcacTGGGGGAGAAGAGCAGCGTCAGCACCCGCCAGGAGACGTTTCCAGTGTAAATGAGCAGTCACGGCACGCTGCCGTCCCGCACGCCCCGCGCGATCGCTGCCGAGAGGGTGAACGTACCGACCACGCGCACGTGCAGGCCCACGCTGCGTCCCCATCCTCACGCTGCGACAGCCCGACTTGGAGGGACGCTCCGCCTGGTGGCCCTCGCCAGCCTCCGCTCCCTGCCGCACACACTGCCGGGGACCATCCCTTCCGCGGACACCCAGCGTGAGCATGATGGTCAAGGGACACGGTGGCTAATCcagcttttatttatctatcatctatttatttatttttaaaagattttacctatttattcatgacagacagagaggcagagacacaggcagagggagatgcaggctccctggggggagcccaatgtgggactcgatctcagggccccggggtcacgccctgggctgaaggcagatgctcaaccgctgagccccccagggatccccccatctttctttttaaaagggccGAGCCTGCTAGGTGTCACCAAGCAAATACTCTTGCTGGTGACATCCTTCATGGCTCCCGGTCTCAGAGTCTGGCTTTTGTCATCTTTTCCCAAATACCACACTTGTGTGGCAGGCTGGTCCTCTGGCTGGGCAGTCGCGGCTCCTCGTCAGGCCTCAGGACAGGTGGACAGCGCGGCTGTGCCGTGGACAGCTGGCCCCGACCCCGGAGGGGACATCTGGGGGTTTTGCTTGTCCGACCCGCGTgccccctgctccagccctgccccttGTGCTGGGTCACGGAGGTCTTGGGGTCTCAGGGCCCCTGGTGTGGCCTCGGGAGGGCTGGcccgccctcccctgccccaggggcAGAAGGTGGACGCTCAGAACCCGCCCCACCTGTTGGGAAGTGCAGGTGCCTCCCCAGCGGCCGCCCGCTGGCTGCTGAGCTGGTTGCACGCGGGGCTGGGACGGAAGGAGGCCTGGCGACAGGGCTCGcacccggggcccggggcccagcAGCTCCCGCCCGGCGTCTCCTCCTCAAGCTGGTTTGACGCCTGCAGCCCAGCATCGTGCCCGTGGGCCCTTGAGACGTGGCTCGGGGCCCTCGTGCGGCTGGGTTCCTGAGTCCTTCTTGCGTGAAGCAGGGGTCGTGGCAGAGACGCCGCCGCCGCAGGTGCCGGGTTTCACGCGCCCGGCGTCACGCCCGACCGACGCTCGTCTTCTCTGGAAATTTCAAGGCTTGGAGGTGAAGACGTTCGCTGCTGAGACGCTTCGGTCTGCGGGGAACGGGGTGGAGATAATTTGCTTCTTCCTGTGACAGCTAATGATCGGCTTCGTGGCGGCACGCCACCGGCTCGCAGTGATTTGCCTGCACAGCCAAGTTACTcaagaaaaacatgtttttgagAAAACAGAATGCTGGGGCCTTCGTGCTATTTCTGTCTGAGTGAGCCAGAGCCTGCGCCCTGCGCGTCCCTCTCTGGGCGCCCCAAGCGGCCCAGGTTGGGGTCCCCCCACCTGGACCCATGGGGCACCGACCTCCCCCACTCCGTCCTCCCCTGGGCCCAGGCGGCGCCGGGGTCTGCTCTGCTGCGGAGCCCCCCGAGGAAGCGCAGGGCACTCGCCGAGGCCGCGGTCCACCCCCTTCCTAACCCGCCGGGGCATCGCAGAGGGACTTCTGACCTCGGcataatgtgtaaaaaaaaaaaggaatttggggCCAGAGGTCGAGCTGCTAAGTGGACGAAGTGGGATTTTGCGTGTTGGAAATTgtggaggcggggggtggggtgggggggcagtgctCGGGGTTCACGGCGCCGTTCTGGGCGGCTCGTCCACGAGGATGACACAACGAGGTCTGGGCTGCAGGAAAGCGCTTACCCAACGGCCTCCCCGGCCCGGGACCTGCTCCTGCTGTCGCTGGGCTGGGAACCACTGGGTGGCTCCTGTCCTCTGCCTCAGAACGAGTCAGCGAGCTGCCTCCCCAGTCCCTGTCTGTGGGGTGAGCAGTGCGTCCCCGGCGCAGACGCGGAGCGAGGGACGAGGTGACCTGGGGCGCCCTCGCCCTTCCTTCCAATTGGGGCTCTCGCTGCCcgggcagaggaggggcagaggggcaggcggCCTGGGGTCTGTTCCCGGCTTTCCAGCAGGTGGCCCAGGAGCCGAGCAGGTGACAGCCCGTCCTGAGCTCCGTGTCCCTCGTGCGGACCTGAGGACTCCGAGGGCTGTGGCAGGAACTGACCACTACTGGGGCACCCGGGGAGCTGCGCTGCTGCTGGGTCCCCCCCACCCGTGCGGCAGGGGTCACTGcagggtgtgtggggggaggacACCAGGCAGCTGCgctgggcagggagtggggccAGGACACTTGCATTCCTGAGTCACACACCTGTTCTGCACCTGCAGCAGGTGACTCGGGCCACAGCAGCTCTCCCTCCACCATGACGGGACTCACCGCCACTGGGACACGCGGTGCGACAAAGGAAATGTCACCTGAGCCCCTCACCAGGGAGGCTTCCCTCAGCTCCACCCTCTTTCCCTGCTCACCTGTCACCTGACCAGCGAGCGCAGGCTGCTGGACACAGGTGTTGGGGCACTGACGCTGCAGGTCACCTCTGCTTGGAACGACAGGGTCCCTGAGCCGGGCGATGTCCATTCCCCTTCATCAACCGCTGAGTCTTTCCACCTCGGAAAGTCCCGGGTGTCGAAGACCACCAGGAAGTGTTTGGACTTGGCCGCAGAGGAAAGGGTGTGGGGTGCAGATGCCTCCGGACGGGCGAGCCCAGCTCACGGCCCTGCTAGGGGCCCGGGGTCCCTACAGCACGACCCACGCCCTGAGCCTTGCCGTCTGCCTGTCCGTCTGCGGGGCTGCCGTCCTGGCCCAGGATGGCGTCTGCCCTCCTCTGGCTTCTCCACAAACCCTCCTGCAATGAAGTGAAGGAGGCACAGAAAAGGAAGGCCCTGCCGTGTGTGTCCCCGCTGCCCCCCGACGCCCCGAGAGGCGGGGTCCCACCAGGCCGCGGTTCGGGGAGGGACAGGACAGGCTGAAGGCTCAGAGAGCCAGGGCTCGGCCGGTTGATGAGCAGGCTGGGTCCTCGCCTGGGGGAGCGGGGCCACCGCCTGGCTGGACGGCGCGGCGCTCTGCTAGAGGCAGGGTCGGGCAGGGCCTCCGCGGGAAGGGAGTTCGAGGAGCCGCGATGAACCTGACGCCCCAGACTTCTCGTGCTGAGATGTGGCTCATTTGGCTTATTGGAAGGACTGGGATTCTCAGGAAATGAAGACCCTCCTCTGCCGGCCTGGCACCCCAAGGCCCCGGGCGTTCCTTCTCCCGTCCCCTCGCACTGCTGCTTGCAGCACTGGGGGCTCCCGGCTGCCGTCCTCAGTCGGTGGCGCCCCGTCCGCGGCTGTGCCTCGGGCCAGGCCCCTCCTAGGTCCCCGTGCCAGCTCTGCACCTCCCAGGTGGCCTGGCTCAGACGCAGGCCTGCTCGTGGGCTTCGCAGTGTGGATGCAGAGGAGGCCCGTCCCCGGGGTCCCTGAGGTGTGGCC
It encodes the following:
- the NTSR1 gene encoding neurotensin receptor type 1, with amino-acid sequence MRLNGSAPGPRGAAPGAKPFPLPPSGLEAALLVPGLGLGNGSGNESERPRAAPSSDLDVNTDIYSKVAVTAVYLALFVVGTVGNSVTAFTLGRKKSLQNLQSTVHYHLGSLALSDLLILLLAMPVELYNFIWVHHPWAFGDAVCRGYYFLRDACTYATALNVASLSVERYLAICHPFRAKTLMSRSRTKKFISVIWLTSGLLAVPMPFTMGQQNRSADGHHPGGLVCTPVVGTATIKVVIQINTFMSFVFPMVVISILNTIIANKLTVMVRQAAEQGQVCTVGDQHSSFSMSIEPGRVQALRHGVRVLRAVVIAFVVCWLPYHVRRLMFCYISDKQWTPFLYDFYHYFYMLTNALFYVSSAINPILYNLVSANFRQAFLSTLACLCPLWGRRGRRPAFARKTNSVSSNHTFSSNVTRETLY